One part of the Arabidopsis thaliana chromosome 1 sequence genome encodes these proteins:
- the BPS1 gene encoding BPS1-like protein (DUF793) (BYPASS 1 (BPS1); FUNCTIONS IN: molecular_function unknown; LOCATED IN: plasma membrane; EXPRESSED IN: 24 plant structures; EXPRESSED DURING: 13 growth stages; CONTAINS InterPro DOMAIN/s: Protein BYPASS related (InterPro:IPR008511); BEST Arabidopsis thaliana protein match is: unknown protein (TAIR:AT2G46080.1); Has 170 Blast hits to 170 proteins in 24 species: Archae - 0; Bacteria - 0; Metazoa - 7; Fungi - 0; Plants - 160; Viruses - 0; Other Eukaryotes - 3 (source: NCBI BLink).), which translates to MARPQDPPRGFFPFGNPFKNLSSKNSVLSSKLLPLLNNFETNLASSISKLVPKEKSDILTVSWMKQAMESLCETHNGIKTLITDLELPVSDWEDKWVDVYLDISVKLLDLCNAFSSELTRLNQGHLLLQFALHNLEANSPQNLSKAQSSLDSWKQHIVSKNPRIENCRAILSSLVQTLNLPKVKNSAKGKVLMRALYGVKVKTLYISGVFAAAFSGSSQNLMYLTVSNELPWAQSFMEVQNTMNAEIKNIFLSDGLTVLKELEAVASGVKKLYPAIQQGSIDPISLQPLKDSVTELSNGIDLVSKEVDCFFKILLSGRDTLLENLRSMGASTLQATSPKKAAGKNYRGF; encoded by the coding sequence ATGGCTCGTCCACAAGACCCTCCACGTGGTTTCTTCCCTTTTGGAAACCCCTTCAAAAATCTATCTTCGAAGAACTCGGTACTCTCCTCAAAGCTTCTCCCACTCCTGAACAATTTTGAGACCAACTTAGCATCTTCTATTAGTAAGCTTGTCCCTAAGGAAAAGAGCGATATCCTGACTGTCTCATGGATGAAACAAGCTATGGAATCTCTTTGCGAGACACATAATGGTATCAAGACCCTTATAACCGATCTTGAGCTTCCTGTATCAGATTGGGAGGATAAATGGGTTGATGTCTATCTTGACATTAGTGTGAAGCTTCTTGATCTCTGCAATGCCTTTAGCTCTGAGCTTACCCGTCTCAACCAAGGTCATCTCTTACTCCAGTTTGCTCTGCATAACTTGGAGGCCAACTCTCCTCAGAATCTGTCGAAAGCTCAGTCATCACTAGACAGTTGGAAGCAACACATTGTCTCCAAGAACCCGAGAATAGAAAATTGCCGTGCAATCTTGAGCAGCCTTGTTCAGACCTTGAATCTCCCCAAGGTGAAAAACTCGGCCAAAGGGAAAGTCTTGATGAGAGCTCTATATGGTGTAAAGGTTAAGACCTTATACATCTCTGGTGTTTTTGCTGCAGCGTTCTCAGGTTCATCGCAGAATCTGATGTACCTTACAGTCTCAAACGAGCTTCCATGGGCACAATCATTCATGGAAGTGCAGAACACCATGAACGcagaaatcaagaacatatTTTTGTCAGACGGGTTAACGGTTCTGAAAGAGCTAGAGGCAGTTGCTTCAGGTGTCAAGAAACTCTACCCTGCGATCCAACAAGGATCAATAGATCCCATATCGCTGCAGCCACTGAAGGACTCGGTCACAGAATTATCGAATGGGATAGATCTTGTTTCGAAAGAAGTGGATTGTTTCTTCAAGATTCTGTTATCGGGGAGAGACACATTACTAGAGAACCTAAGGTCGATGGGTGCATCAACCCTACAGGCAACATCGCCAAAAAAGGCTGCCGGAAAAAATTACAGAGGATTCTGA
- the MPK11 gene encoding MAP kinase 11 (MAP kinase 11 (MPK11); FUNCTIONS IN: MAP kinase activity, kinase activity; INVOLVED IN: signal transduction, response to abscisic acid stimulus; LOCATED IN: cellular_component unknown; EXPRESSED IN: 22 plant structures; EXPRESSED DURING: 13 growth stages; CONTAINS InterPro DOMAIN/s: Protein kinase, ATP binding site (InterPro:IPR017441), Serine/threonine-protein kinase domain (InterPro:IPR002290), Serine/threonine-protein kinase-like domain (InterPro:IPR017442), Serine/threonine-protein kinase, active site (InterPro:IPR008271), Protein kinase-like domain (InterPro:IPR011009), MAP kinase, conserved site (InterPro:IPR003527), Protein kinase, catalytic domain (InterPro:IPR000719), Tyrosine-protein kinase, catalytic domain (InterPro:IPR020635); BEST Arabidopsis thaliana protein match is: MAP kinase 4 (TAIR:AT4G01370.1); Has 120594 Blast hits to 119420 proteins in 4621 species: Archae - 98; Bacteria - 12299; Metazoa - 46324; Fungi - 12052; Plants - 29649; Viruses - 464; Other Eukaryotes - 19708 (source: NCBI BLink).) — MSIEKPFFGDDSNRGVSINGGRYVQYNVYGNLFEVSKKYVPPLRPIGRGASGIVCAAWNSETGEEVAIKKIGNAFGNIIDAKRTLREIKLLKHMDHDNVIAIIDIIRPPQPDNFNDVHIVYELMDTDLHHIIRSNQPLTDDHSRFFLYQLLRGLKYVHSANVLHRDLKPSNLLLNANCDLKIGDFGLARTKSETDFMTEYVVTRWYRAPELLLNCSEYTAAIDIWSVGCILGEIMTREPLFPGRDYVQQLRLITEVNFSLFHLTILFRFNLKKEH; from the exons atgtcAATAGAGAAACCATTCTTCGGTGATGACAGCAACAGAGGAGTAAGTATCAATGGTGGTCGTTATGTGCAGTATAATGTCTATGGAAATCTCTTTGAAGTTTCTAAAAAGTATGTTCCTCCTCTTCGTCCTATCGGCAGAGGCGCTTCTGGCATCGTCTG TGCTGCATGGAATTCGGAGACGGGTGAGGAAGTAGCGATCAAGAAGATTGGTAATGCATTTGGCAACATTATCGACGCTAAGAGAACTTTGAGAGAGATTAAGCTTCTTAAGCATATGGATCATGACAAT GTCATTGCCATTATAGACATAATAAGACCACCTCAGCCAGACAACTTCAATGATGTTCACATTGTCTATGAGTTAATGGACACTGATCTTCACCACATTATCCGCTCTAACCAACCGTTAACTGATGATCATTCACGG TTCTTCCTGTATCAGTTGTTGCGAGGCCTCAAGTATGTGCATTCAGCCAATGTACTGCATCGTGATTTAAAACCGAGTAACTTGCTCCTGAATGCAAACTGTGACCTCAAGATTGGGGATTTTGGGCTTGCGAGGACTAAATCAGAGACAGACTTCATGACAGAATATGTTGTTACACGTTGGTACCGAGCTCCAGAGTTGCTCCTTAATTGCTCAGAATACACTGCAGCTATCGACATTTGGTCTGTCGGTTGTATACTCGGTGAAATAATGACGCGGGAGCCGTTATTTCCGGGCAGAGATTATGTTCAGCAGCTTAGACTCATCACTGAGGTAAACTTTTCACTTTTTCACTTGACTATATTATTTCGTTTCAATTTGAAGAAAGAACATT